The following coding sequences are from one Vibrio syngnathi window:
- a CDS encoding LysR family transcriptional regulator yields the protein MKLDDLNLFRLVVENGSYTATSRKTMIPVATITRRIQALEDSLNLRLLNRHARKLSLTEAGERFFNECSPLLQRLSSTAEELTDECKGASGKIRITAPSNLTQRMMMPMFSDFMTQYPDINIELMMNNQTDQLDPTEWDVIFRVGPQRDSSLIARKISEVKDILIASPDYLAKHPAPSHAEELANHSLLKGYPLIKWQLSNSNDETVVNSEQGRFNANALNVVKQACAEGLGITLMPDVMIREYIEDGSFVQVLEDWSANPRDIYMLYNHKDHLPEKVRLFIDFVIAYHIH from the coding sequence ATGAAATTAGATGATTTAAACCTCTTTCGACTCGTCGTTGAAAATGGGAGCTACACCGCAACATCGCGCAAGACAATGATTCCGGTTGCGACCATTACACGACGCATCCAAGCCTTAGAAGATTCACTAAACCTAAGGCTTCTCAATAGACACGCGCGTAAACTATCTTTAACAGAGGCAGGCGAACGTTTCTTCAACGAATGCTCTCCGTTACTGCAACGTCTCTCTTCAACTGCAGAAGAGCTGACTGACGAGTGCAAAGGGGCTTCAGGCAAGATTCGCATTACGGCACCTTCAAACCTGACCCAACGCATGATGATGCCGATGTTCAGCGACTTTATGACTCAATACCCAGATATCAATATTGAGTTGATGATGAACAACCAAACCGATCAGCTTGATCCGACCGAGTGGGACGTCATTTTCAGAGTTGGTCCTCAGCGTGATTCAAGCTTAATCGCAAGAAAGATCAGTGAAGTAAAAGATATTCTTATCGCAAGCCCTGACTACTTGGCGAAGCACCCTGCTCCAAGCCATGCTGAAGAGTTAGCAAACCACTCGCTACTCAAAGGCTACCCATTGATTAAGTGGCAGCTGAGTAATTCGAATGACGAGACGGTAGTAAATAGCGAACAGGGTCGATTCAACGCCAACGCACTCAATGTAGTAAAACAAGCCTGTGCTGAAGGCCTAGGTATTACTCTAATGCCTGACGTGATGATCCGTGAATACATAGAAGATGGCAGCTTTGTACAAGTCTTAGAAGATTGGAGCGCTAACCCTCGTGATATTTACATGCTTTATAATCACAAAGACCACCTGCCAGAGAAAGTTAGGCTGTTTATTGATTTTGTGATCGCGTATCACATTCATTAA
- a CDS encoding response regulator encodes MYKTHSQPVMTSAQEVLNQKCVMLVDDDPIFRRITSAYLDKIGYKVVEAENGLDALQKLRDSAPDLIVCDLSMPILDGIELVEELSLEYPSLPMIVVSGTDDMSDVAKALRFGIKDFLVKPLEDHGHLGSAIANTLTDSFDNISDLRDFSSQWFCVDDGGEIPEDQELHWHLNYLQDNPSAARDLLHALLPEKDTRQGSWRCSYRLLQSTEMMPLVFDYAWMMNGQFAFYLVDSSSSDNGGSAATLLVRALFHDYIRNRKDFNVDLKDIAEILEKGIRCSKCSTPVNALFGVADLAVGTISILPAGLDGQWSNGEFNQHIAAGERLGENCKKNFITRDLPIEQGCQLSLSLLGSASFSLDIHQGSTD; translated from the coding sequence ATGTACAAAACTCACAGTCAGCCAGTTATGACCTCGGCTCAGGAAGTTCTCAATCAAAAGTGCGTTATGTTGGTTGATGATGATCCTATTTTTCGCCGGATAACCAGCGCGTACTTAGACAAGATTGGTTATAAAGTGGTTGAGGCTGAAAATGGACTGGACGCTCTGCAAAAGCTTAGAGATTCAGCGCCAGATTTAATTGTGTGTGACTTATCAATGCCAATTCTGGATGGCATAGAACTTGTAGAAGAGCTCAGTTTAGAGTATCCGTCTCTGCCTATGATCGTTGTGTCTGGCACGGATGATATGTCTGATGTGGCGAAAGCATTGCGATTTGGTATCAAAGACTTTTTAGTTAAACCTCTGGAGGACCACGGTCACTTAGGAAGTGCGATTGCGAATACTTTGACAGATTCGTTCGATAACATCTCAGACCTGCGAGATTTTTCGAGCCAATGGTTCTGCGTTGATGATGGGGGAGAGATCCCTGAAGACCAAGAGCTGCATTGGCATCTAAATTACCTGCAAGATAACCCTAGTGCTGCAAGAGATTTATTGCACGCGCTGCTTCCTGAGAAAGACACACGACAAGGCTCATGGCGTTGCAGTTACCGCTTACTACAGTCAACGGAGATGATGCCACTTGTGTTTGATTATGCGTGGATGATGAATGGGCAGTTTGCTTTCTACCTTGTCGATTCGTCATCTTCTGATAACGGTGGCTCAGCGGCTACATTGTTGGTGAGAGCGTTATTCCACGATTACATAAGAAATCGAAAAGATTTTAACGTTGATCTCAAAGATATTGCGGAGATTTTGGAGAAGGGGATTCGTTGTTCTAAATGTTCAACCCCAGTGAATGCTTTGTTTGGTGTTGCTGACCTTGCTGTGGGAACCATCTCTATTTTGCCTGCGGGTTTGGATGGGCAATGGTCGAATGGTGAATTTAATCAACATATTGCTGCGGGAGAGCGCTTGGGTGAGAACTGTAAGAAGAACTTTATTACACGAGATCTACCGATTGAACAGGGCTGCCAGCTTTCGTTGAGCCTGCTTGGGTCGGCCAGTTTTAGTTTAGACATACACCAAGGGTCCACTGATTAA
- a CDS encoding YbaN family protein codes for MAGGLCIFLAVLGIALPVLPTTPFLLLASACFMRSNPKVHKWMHEHKKLGPLLNNWYQHGAVTKQVKTRGVFFILLSFALSIYFAPIIWVKAFLICVLVILLTWFMRLPTHELVADSKENHYH; via the coding sequence ATTGCTGGTGGCCTTTGTATATTTCTTGCAGTTTTAGGGATAGCTTTACCCGTACTGCCAACTACGCCTTTTCTCCTTCTTGCCAGTGCATGTTTCATGCGAAGCAACCCCAAGGTACATAAATGGATGCATGAGCATAAAAAGCTCGGTCCCTTATTGAACAATTGGTATCAACACGGCGCTGTCACCAAACAAGTTAAAACGCGTGGCGTGTTTTTTATTTTGTTAAGTTTTGCGTTATCGATCTACTTTGCCCCGATCATTTGGGTCAAGGCTTTCCTAATTTGTGTACTTGTTATTCTTCTCACATGGTTTATGCGACTTCCAACCCATGAGTTGGTTGCTGACAGCAAAGAAAATCACTACCATTAA
- the apt gene encoding adenine phosphoribosyltransferase: MNTEKISLIKASIKSIPDYPKAGILFRDVTSLMEDPTAYKATIDLLVDTYKDMGFTKIVGTEARGFLFGAPLALELGVGFIPVRKPGKLPRQTLAQSYELEYGTDTLEIHTDAIVEGDKVLMVDDLLATGGTIEATTKLIRQLGGVVEHAAFVINLPEIGGDKRLQGLGLEVFSICEFDGH; the protein is encoded by the coding sequence ATGAACACAGAAAAAATCTCTCTGATCAAAGCAAGCATCAAAAGCATTCCTGATTACCCTAAAGCGGGTATTTTGTTCCGTGACGTAACAAGCTTGATGGAAGATCCTACCGCTTACAAAGCGACAATCGACCTGTTAGTGGACACATATAAGGACATGGGCTTTACTAAGATCGTTGGTACTGAAGCTCGTGGTTTCCTATTTGGTGCACCTCTTGCTCTTGAGCTAGGTGTCGGCTTCATCCCTGTTCGTAAACCTGGCAAGTTGCCTCGTCAAACTTTGGCACAATCTTATGAGCTTGAGTACGGCACTGATACGCTAGAAATCCATACCGATGCTATCGTTGAAGGCGATAAAGTGCTGATGGTTGATGATTTGCTAGCAACCGGCGGTACGATTGAAGCGACAACAAAGCTGATTCGTCAGCTTGGTGGTGTGGTAGAACACGCTGCATTTGTTATTAACCTTCCAGAAATCGGTGGTGACAAGCGCTTACAAGGCTTAGGTCTAGAAGTGTTTAGCATCTGCGAATTCGACGGTCACTAA
- the dnaX gene encoding DNA polymerase III subunit gamma/tau: MSYLALARKWRPTKFKEVVGQAHVLTALENALSQNRLHHAYLFSGTRGVGKTTIGRLFAKGLNCETGITATPCGECATCKEIDEGRFVDLLEIDAASRTKVEDTRELLDNVQYKPARGRFKVYLIDEVHMLSRHSFNALLKTLEEPPEYVKFLLATTDPQKLPVTILSRCLQFHLKPISVDNIHEQLDHILEQENVTSESRALGMIAHAADGSMRDALSLTDQAIALGNGNVVTDTVAHMLGTLDTDQAIHLLEAISSKQPQQAMTCIQALAENGVEWDGLLSQLATQLHRLAMYQALPSTLDKAQPDAERLELLSKALSPQDIQLYYQIVLKGRQDLPLSPTARVGIEMVVLRMLAFRPAEQTVATAISTQSTSPAPAPAPATQNQNQVLSVAQPVNQPAPEPRQPTQVQQPVPMQQQAPQQQAIPQQSVQQQPPQNQSQYSDSQGYADHSGNQGYPEQDYPHSQYDAPPAYDERPSYGAEQPQQQQTNYQSQSPVQQPSTAPSAPTVSQEQPARATSPVSGLRHQLRSQRRGGTIADNKGSAPKKAKATPAKTSVLDRVAQQHGGSERVSPASLSASSAEKVTNDNEPYRWKPSKPVVKEVSKELTPTQIKRALEHIKTPEMVEKLLQESIAQDEWSAMIQKLETAKLVEQLALNSVFAKNDTSITLTLRASQAHLNTDRAQSELLQSLNTVLGEECHLSVEIGDGGETPLELRERLYQGKLKDAFTALENDANVQFIERRFAAELDRDSVRPI, translated from the coding sequence ATGAGCTATCTTGCGTTAGCGCGAAAATGGCGACCAACCAAATTTAAAGAAGTGGTTGGTCAAGCCCATGTTTTAACAGCATTAGAGAATGCCCTTAGCCAAAATAGGTTGCATCACGCTTACCTATTCAGCGGTACTCGAGGTGTCGGTAAAACGACCATCGGCCGTTTGTTTGCTAAGGGTCTCAACTGTGAAACAGGCATTACTGCAACCCCTTGTGGTGAGTGTGCAACCTGTAAAGAGATCGATGAAGGTCGTTTTGTTGACCTGCTCGAGATCGATGCTGCCTCACGTACTAAGGTAGAAGATACCCGCGAGCTTCTGGACAATGTTCAGTACAAGCCTGCACGTGGTCGCTTCAAGGTTTACCTAATCGATGAAGTACACATGCTGTCTAGGCACAGCTTTAACGCACTTCTAAAGACCTTAGAAGAGCCGCCTGAGTATGTGAAGTTCTTGCTCGCAACGACGGATCCACAAAAGCTTCCTGTGACTATATTGTCGCGTTGTCTGCAATTCCATCTTAAGCCGATTAGCGTTGATAATATCCACGAGCAACTCGATCATATTCTTGAACAAGAAAATGTGACGTCTGAATCTCGTGCGCTTGGAATGATTGCTCATGCCGCTGATGGCAGTATGCGTGACGCTCTTAGCCTAACAGACCAAGCTATCGCATTAGGTAATGGCAATGTAGTGACAGACACTGTTGCTCATATGCTTGGAACGTTGGATACAGACCAAGCGATTCATCTACTTGAAGCGATTAGCAGTAAACAGCCTCAGCAAGCGATGACTTGTATTCAAGCTCTTGCTGAAAATGGCGTTGAGTGGGATGGATTGCTGAGTCAACTTGCGACTCAATTACACCGTTTGGCGATGTATCAAGCTCTGCCGTCTACTTTAGACAAGGCCCAGCCTGATGCTGAAAGGCTAGAACTGCTGAGCAAAGCGTTAAGCCCTCAAGACATCCAACTCTACTACCAGATAGTGTTGAAAGGGCGTCAAGACTTACCATTATCACCAACCGCTCGTGTTGGCATTGAGATGGTGGTTCTGCGTATGTTGGCATTCAGACCTGCAGAGCAAACTGTTGCTACGGCAATCTCGACTCAGTCGACAAGCCCAGCGCCTGCTCCTGCTCCTGCTACTCAGAATCAGAATCAGGTTCTGAGTGTTGCTCAGCCTGTGAATCAACCTGCGCCAGAGCCGAGACAGCCAACACAGGTTCAACAGCCCGTTCCGATGCAACAACAGGCGCCTCAGCAGCAAGCTATACCGCAACAGTCGGTACAACAGCAACCACCGCAGAATCAGAGCCAATATTCAGATTCGCAAGGTTACGCTGATCACTCAGGCAACCAAGGTTATCCAGAACAGGATTACCCGCACAGCCAGTATGATGCACCACCGGCTTATGATGAGCGTCCAAGCTACGGTGCAGAGCAGCCTCAGCAGCAACAAACGAATTATCAGAGCCAGAGTCCGGTTCAACAGCCAAGTACTGCACCTTCTGCTCCTACTGTTTCGCAAGAGCAACCAGCGCGCGCAACTTCGCCAGTGAGTGGTTTACGCCACCAATTGCGTTCTCAACGTAGGGGCGGGACGATAGCAGATAACAAAGGTTCGGCGCCAAAAAAGGCTAAAGCGACACCAGCTAAAACTTCAGTTCTTGATCGAGTTGCTCAGCAACACGGTGGTTCTGAGCGGGTGTCGCCAGCTTCTTTATCCGCCTCTTCTGCAGAAAAGGTAACCAATGATAATGAACCTTATCGCTGGAAACCGTCTAAACCTGTAGTGAAAGAGGTGAGCAAAGAGCTTACACCTACTCAGATCAAGCGTGCGTTAGAGCATATTAAGACACCAGAAATGGTCGAAAAATTGCTTCAAGAGTCGATTGCTCAAGATGAATGGTCCGCCATGATTCAAAAGCTAGAGACAGCCAAGCTTGTAGAGCAGTTAGCATTGAACTCAGTGTTTGCTAAAAACGACACATCAATCACTTTAACGTTAAGAGCGAGCCAAGCTCACTTGAATACGGATCGTGCGCAGAGTGAGCTATTGCAGTCTCTCAATACTGTGCTTGGAGAAGAGTGTCATTTGAGTGTTGAAATCGGCGATGGTGGAGAAACGCCACTAGAACTACGAGAAAGATTGTATCAAGGTAAGTTGAAAGACGCGTTTACCGCTTTGGAAAACGATGCCAACGTACAGTTTATTGAAAGACGTTTTGCTGCAGAACTCGACAGAGACAGCGTTCGTCCTATCTAG
- a CDS encoding YbaB/EbfC family nucleoid-associated protein, producing MFGKGGMGNMMKQAQQMQERMQKLQEEIANMEVTGESGAGLVKVTITGSHSVRRVDIDESLMEDDKEMLEDLIAAAFNDAARRVEETQKEKMAGVTGGMQLPPGMKMPF from the coding sequence ATGTTTGGTAAAGGCGGTATGGGCAACATGATGAAGCAAGCCCAGCAAATGCAAGAACGCATGCAAAAGCTTCAAGAAGAAATCGCTAATATGGAAGTTACAGGTGAGTCAGGTGCTGGCCTTGTAAAAGTAACGATCACTGGTAGCCACAGCGTTCGCCGTGTTGATATCGATGAAAGCCTAATGGAAGACGATAAAGAGATGCTTGAAGATCTTATCGCAGCCGCTTTCAACGATGCAGCTCGTCGTGTTGAAGAGACTCAAAAAGAGAAAATGGCTGGCGTAACTGGTGGGATGCAACTTCCACCAGGTATGAAGATGCCTTTCTAA
- the recR gene encoding recombination mediator RecR, with translation MRTSHMLEHLMEALRCLPGVGPKSAQRMAFHLLQRDRKGGLQLAEALSQAMTEIGHCNECRTFTEEETCHICTNPKRQDNGQICVVESPADIAAIEATGQYSGRYFVLMGHLSPLDGIGPSDIGLDVLDYRLRRGDITEVILATNPTVEGEATAHYIAELCNAHEVNASRIAHGVPVGGELELVDGTTLSHSLLGRHKI, from the coding sequence ATGCGTACCAGTCATATGCTGGAGCATTTGATGGAGGCCTTACGTTGTCTACCTGGGGTTGGCCCCAAGTCGGCACAGCGTATGGCCTTTCATTTGTTACAGCGCGATAGAAAAGGCGGCCTGCAGTTGGCTGAAGCTCTTAGCCAAGCAATGACAGAAATTGGTCATTGTAATGAGTGCCGTACTTTTACTGAAGAAGAGACCTGCCACATTTGTACCAATCCTAAACGTCAGGATAACGGTCAAATTTGTGTAGTAGAAAGCCCAGCCGACATTGCAGCTATTGAAGCAACGGGTCAATATTCCGGTCGTTACTTTGTGTTGATGGGCCACCTTTCACCACTTGATGGTATTGGTCCAAGTGACATCGGTCTCGATGTCTTGGATTACCGCTTACGTCGTGGTGATATCACTGAAGTTATTTTAGCGACTAACCCGACAGTAGAAGGGGAAGCGACAGCACATTACATTGCTGAGCTATGTAATGCCCATGAAGTGAACGCTAGTCGTATCGCCCATGGTGTTCCTGTAGGTGGTGAGCTAGAGCTGGTGGATGGCACCACGCTTTCGCACTCGTTACTCGGTCGTCATAAGATCTAA
- the aqpZ gene encoding aquaporin Z, which yields MNRYIAEMFGTFWLVLGGCGSAVLAAAFPDVGIGLLGVSLAFGLTVLTMAFAIGHISGCHLNPAVTIGLWSGGRFDAKDVAPYIIAQVIGGIIAGGVLFVIASGQAGFDAAASGFASNGYGEHSPGGYSLTAALVCEVVMTMVFLFVIMGATDSKAPAGFAPIAIGLCLTLIHLISIPVTNTSVNPARSTGVAVFVGDWAVSQLWLFWIAPIIGAVIGAAIYKAVRGSD from the coding sequence ATGAATAGGTATATCGCAGAAATGTTTGGTACGTTTTGGTTGGTGTTAGGTGGCTGTGGTAGTGCTGTCTTAGCCGCAGCTTTCCCCGATGTGGGAATTGGTCTACTCGGGGTTTCTCTCGCCTTCGGTTTAACCGTACTCACCATGGCTTTCGCTATTGGTCATATATCCGGTTGCCACCTTAATCCAGCGGTCACTATCGGACTTTGGAGCGGAGGCCGCTTTGATGCTAAAGATGTTGCGCCTTATATTATCGCTCAGGTGATTGGCGGTATTATCGCAGGTGGTGTGTTGTTTGTGATTGCTTCAGGCCAAGCTGGCTTTGACGCTGCGGCATCTGGCTTTGCTTCCAATGGTTACGGTGAACACTCACCGGGCGGTTACTCGCTCACTGCGGCTCTGGTCTGTGAAGTGGTCATGACCATGGTGTTCCTGTTCGTGATCATGGGTGCGACTGATTCGAAAGCACCGGCTGGGTTTGCACCTATCGCAATTGGGCTTTGCTTGACCTTGATTCACCTTATCAGTATTCCGGTGACTAACACTTCTGTGAACCCGGCTCGAAGTACCGGTGTGGCTGTGTTTGTCGGTGATTGGGCTGTTTCGCAATTATGGCTGTTCTGGATTGCACCGATTATTGGTGCCGTGATTGGGGCTGCGATTTACAAAGCCGTGCGCGGCTCTGATTAA
- a CDS encoding YkgJ family cysteine cluster protein, producing MECRLGCGACCIAPSITSAIPGMPNGKPAGVRCIQLNEQDLCKLFGQPSRPKVCHQFKACPIICGKTDQEALDNLIELEAIT from the coding sequence ATGGAATGTCGCCTAGGTTGTGGAGCTTGTTGTATCGCTCCAAGTATTACATCTGCTATTCCTGGAATGCCTAATGGTAAGCCTGCTGGCGTACGCTGCATTCAATTAAATGAGCAAGATCTATGCAAATTATTTGGTCAACCTTCACGCCCGAAGGTATGTCACCAATTCAAAGCCTGCCCTATCATCTGTGGTAAAACAGACCAAGAAGCGCTTGATAACCTTATTGAGCTCGAAGCAATAACCTAA
- a CDS encoding YcgN family cysteine cluster protein: protein MTIPFWQEKTLEQMTENEWESLCDGCGKCCLHKLMDEDSDEVYYTNVACSWLNDKTCSCKDYPNRFTSGEECLKLTRDKIHEFHWLPDTCAYRLLSESKSIPEWHPLITGSKSEMHAAGESVRNKVVYEIDVVDWEDHILNHPNR from the coding sequence ATGACGATTCCATTTTGGCAAGAAAAGACACTAGAGCAAATGACCGAGAATGAGTGGGAATCACTGTGTGACGGTTGTGGTAAGTGTTGCCTGCATAAACTTATGGATGAAGATAGCGATGAAGTTTACTACACCAATGTGGCGTGTAGCTGGTTAAACGACAAAACATGTTCGTGTAAAGATTACCCGAACCGATTCACTTCAGGTGAAGAGTGTTTGAAGCTGACTCGTGACAAGATTCATGAATTCCATTGGCTACCAGACACTTGTGCTTACCGACTGTTATCAGAATCCAAGTCGATTCCTGAGTGGCACCCATTGATTACGGGGTCTAAATCAGAAATGCACGCTGCTGGTGAAAGCGTTCGTAACAAAGTGGTCTACGAAATCGATGTTGTCGATTGGGAAGACCACATCTTGAATCATCCAAATCGCTAA
- a CDS encoding alkaline phosphatase, whose protein sequence is MKHIIKPIIAAVATSTLSFNVLSSEIKNVILMIGDGMGPQQVGLLETYANQAPNSIYKGTKTAIYQLAQEGVIGSSLTHPEDAIVVDSACSATMLATGIYSGSEVIGIDSQGNHVETVLEKAKKAGKATGLVSDTRLTHATPASFAAHQPHRSLENQIASDMLATGADVMLSGGLRHWIPKSTNDKGETYKQLEKLTQGDVYLKSKRKDDRNLLTEAEKDGYKLAFNRDMLDDAKGDKLLGLFAYSGMDDGIAYSNKKKSGERTQPSLKEMTQKALNILSKDEDGFFLMVEGGQIDWAGHSNDAGTMLHELLKFDEAIQTVYEWAKDREDTIVIVTADHETGSFGFSYSSNDLPKPQKRSGEAFADREYAPNFNFGAFDILDGLYNQKQSYYGMISEFQKLGKALQTPEKLAEIVNKNSEFAITAEQAKNVLASKPNPYRLAQHKYLSAEEVPAINDFDAFFPYNDRGNLLAREQATSQNIVWGTGTHTHTPVNVFAWGPAEKILPVSKIMHHSELGEYIKQQVN, encoded by the coding sequence ATGAAGCACATTATAAAACCAATCATTGCCGCAGTGGCAACCTCAACACTTTCATTCAACGTACTTTCCTCAGAAATCAAAAACGTCATTCTGATGATCGGCGACGGCATGGGACCTCAGCAAGTTGGCTTATTGGAAACCTACGCAAACCAAGCGCCAAATTCCATCTATAAAGGGACCAAAACGGCCATTTATCAACTTGCTCAAGAAGGGGTTATTGGTTCATCCCTGACTCACCCAGAAGATGCAATTGTGGTCGATTCTGCTTGTTCAGCCACCATGCTTGCAACGGGTATCTACAGTGGTTCAGAAGTGATTGGCATTGATTCTCAGGGCAATCATGTTGAGACAGTTCTAGAGAAAGCTAAAAAGGCAGGTAAAGCAACAGGGCTCGTGTCCGATACGCGCTTAACTCACGCGACTCCTGCTTCTTTCGCCGCTCACCAACCTCACCGTTCTTTAGAGAATCAAATTGCATCTGATATGTTAGCAACGGGTGCTGATGTGATGCTCTCTGGAGGGCTACGTCATTGGATCCCAAAATCAACCAACGACAAAGGTGAAACCTATAAGCAACTTGAGAAACTGACTCAAGGTGATGTTTACCTAAAATCGAAGCGTAAAGACGACCGTAACCTGCTGACTGAAGCAGAGAAAGACGGCTACAAGCTGGCGTTTAATCGCGACATGCTAGACGATGCTAAGGGCGATAAACTACTTGGCCTATTCGCCTACTCAGGCATGGATGATGGCATCGCTTACAGCAACAAGAAAAAGAGTGGCGAACGAACTCAGCCAAGCCTGAAAGAGATGACACAAAAAGCGCTCAACATCCTATCCAAAGATGAAGACGGCTTTTTCCTAATGGTCGAGGGTGGCCAAATCGACTGGGCAGGACACAGTAACGATGCAGGCACGATGCTGCATGAACTGCTCAAATTTGATGAAGCGATCCAAACGGTATATGAATGGGCAAAAGATCGTGAAGATACGATCGTAATTGTAACTGCAGACCACGAAACAGGATCTTTCGGTTTCAGCTACTCTTCTAACGACCTACCAAAACCACAGAAACGTTCTGGCGAAGCCTTCGCCGATCGCGAATATGCACCCAATTTTAACTTTGGCGCATTCGATATTCTTGATGGTCTATACAATCAGAAGCAAAGCTACTACGGCATGATCAGCGAATTTCAAAAGTTGGGTAAGGCGCTGCAGACACCAGAAAAACTGGCTGAGATCGTCAACAAGAATAGTGAGTTCGCTATTACAGCTGAACAAGCAAAAAATGTATTAGCCAGTAAGCCGAACCCATACCGATTGGCTCAACACAAATACTTGTCGGCAGAAGAAGTGCCTGCTATCAACGATTTCGATGCATTCTTCCCTTATAACGACCGTGGCAACCTGCTTGCCCGTGAACAAGCAACAAGTCAAAACATCGTTTGGGGTACAGGTACACATACTCACACACCAGTGAACGTGTTTGCTTGGGGCCCTGCTGAAAAGATATTGCCAGTTTCGAAAATCATGCACCACTCAGAACTGGGTGAGTACATTAAACAACAAGTAAACTAG